A genome region from Magnolia sinica isolate HGM2019 chromosome 8, MsV1, whole genome shotgun sequence includes the following:
- the LOC131252865 gene encoding uncharacterized protein LOC131252865, whose translation MGITTLFLHSTTVPPSLSSFKPSLSFPNTTKISLRHFHKQLPSTSRSTQKLPRRINPLFSSALNSSYSDPSQPNPPNPISLKTLFKPSFYLSLPITPLDICKWAAILSISIAATKKTLNLLVNPFFWMYFSWTWLFWPWIFAVVLAIYGVYCLRKHSLQKANVVEQLAIVTSAITWLTLVPPAHFNGYLEGWPVVFFFAYHYFFFFDASIRKRLYGDLYPRPHDSRWDISLPNSARLLFAAAVMVAHWLAAAEGPELHLIPGGWANFGIWVLIAVAQFMKYHSTLYLAKYSEKVVVPTSVVQFGPYRWVRHPIYASTMLLFAVYFVALRAPLSLLFVVGICLAYYSRKAKFEEDLMVKTFRESYTAYMSKVRYKFIPLVY comes from the coding sequence ATGGGAATCACAACGCTCTTTCTCCACTCGACAAcagtccctccctctctctcctctttcaaaccctctctctcattcccaaaTACTACAAAAATCTCTCtcaggcatttccacaaacaactTCCGTCCACGTCGCGTTCCACACAAAAATTACCAAGAAGAATCAACCCTCTTTTCTCCTCTGCTCTCAATTCCTCATATTCCGACCCTTCCCAACCCAACCCTCCAAATCCTATTTCCCTCAAAACCCTCTTTAAACCCTCCTTCTATCTCTCCCTCCCAATCACCCCTCTAGACATCTGCAAATGGGCTGCAATCCTCTCCATCTCTATTGCAGCCACCAAGAAGACTCTCAATCTCCTCGTAAACCCCTTTTTCTGGATGTATTTCAGCTGGACGTGGCTTTTCTGGCCTTGGATTTTCGCCGTCGTCCTTGCAATCTACGGTGTCTACTGCCTTCGAAAGCACTCGCTGCAAAAAGCTAATGTTGTCGAACAGCTTGCAATCGTAACATCGGCGATCACATGGCTGACCCTCGTCCCACCCGCCCATTTCAATGGGTATCTAGAAGGATGGCCTGTTGTCTTCTTCTTCGCCTACcactacttcttcttcttcgatgCTAGCATCAGAAAGCGACTCTATGGTGATTTGTACCCCCGCCCACACGACTCCAGATGGGACATTAGCTTACCCAATTCGGCCCGCCTGCTATTTGCAGCAGCCGTCATGGTTGCTCACTGGCTGGCTGCAGCAGAGGGGCCCGAGCTGCACCTCATACCAGGCGGGTGGGCGAATTTCGGCATCTGGGTTTTGATTGCAGTAGCCCAGTTTATGAAGTACCATTCGACGCTGTACCTCGCGAAATACTCAGAGAAAGTGGTCGTGCCGACTTCAGTTGTGCAGTTCGGGCCATACCGGTGGGTCCGGCACCCGATTTACGCATCAACAATGCTGCTATTTGCAGTGTACTTTGTTGCTCTGCGGGCCCCGCTTAGCTTGTTGTTTGTTGTTGGGATTTGTTTGGCGTATTACAGCCGCAAGGCAAAATTCGAGGAGGATCTGATGGTGAAGACTTTCAGGGAAAGCTATACCGCTTACATGAGTAAGGTTCGGTATAAGTTCATTCCTCTTGTATATTAG